From a single Pseudomonas sp. A34-9 genomic region:
- a CDS encoding DUF4142 domain-containing protein — protein sequence MDGFNLRHLVLAVALSSGMGSAFAATDNNFVDNAAAGGIAEIETSRLALEKSQSADIKTFANMMITDHGKANDELASIAKANDIKVPDTTTLVKQAKEKILDMRDESFDAAYANNQVKAHEETIELFKKEANTVTDDKVKGAPELKAFAQKMLPALEKHLAAAKELQAKHPSK from the coding sequence ATGGACGGATTCAACCTGCGTCATCTGGTTCTGGCTGTCGCTTTGAGCAGCGGCATGGGCAGCGCGTTCGCTGCGACTGACAATAATTTCGTCGATAACGCCGCAGCAGGTGGCATCGCCGAAATCGAAACCAGCCGTCTGGCTCTGGAAAAAAGCCAATCGGCTGACATCAAGACGTTCGCCAACATGATGATCACCGATCACGGCAAGGCCAATGACGAACTGGCGAGCATTGCCAAGGCCAACGACATTAAAGTCCCGGACACCACGACCCTGGTCAAACAGGCCAAGGAAAAAATTCTCGACATGCGCGATGAATCCTTTGACGCCGCTTACGCCAACAATCAGGTGAAGGCGCACGAAGAGACCATCGAACTGTTCAAGAAAGAAGCCAATACCGTGACGGATGACAAGGTAAAAGGCGCCCCTGAATTGAAGGCGTTTGCGCAGAAAATGCTGCCGGCGCTGGAGAAACATCTGGCGGCAGCGAAAGAACTGCAGGCCAAGCATCCGAGCAAGTAA
- a CDS encoding sterol desaturase family protein has protein sequence MRQTTEIFRSRYRAAIHPLYNPWLHGAFVLLFGVLAMGAFWGRVQQVSPLEWLTVPLTLLLFNFGVYMVHRHLGHQKKAFAKMFYARHAGDHHSFFTPGHMTYDSARDWRVILFPAWLIVLHTLVITLPLWWLIAQANANVAGLFGGCMVLGYLTYEIFHACEHLPPRNPLTRLPWIRQMRRLHELHHRRERMQERNFNIVLPLMDYLFGTLYWEPETAPLSYSRMPMTRLQHTIDIAGDPIAVLAYAASVGRWPEWHPSSLKIDGPHGPLHAGAHFEEDIHAGGREGHLSWEVTEYLPGRRWCARAQGDHGLSLLLTYECSAEGSSTRFVRTLDYRFDGLGMRIANRLLLKRRIERESAASMLALRDMAAQYLSSTRASA, from the coding sequence GTGAGGCAGACCACCGAGATATTTCGCAGCCGCTACCGCGCGGCGATTCATCCGCTGTACAACCCGTGGCTGCACGGTGCCTTCGTGCTGTTGTTCGGCGTGCTGGCCATGGGAGCATTCTGGGGGCGCGTGCAGCAGGTCAGTCCGCTGGAGTGGCTGACGGTGCCGCTTACCCTGCTGTTGTTCAATTTCGGCGTGTACATGGTCCATCGCCATCTCGGCCACCAGAAAAAAGCCTTCGCAAAAATGTTCTACGCCCGGCATGCGGGCGATCATCACAGCTTCTTCACCCCCGGCCACATGACCTACGACAGTGCGCGTGACTGGCGAGTGATTCTGTTCCCGGCGTGGCTGATCGTGCTGCACACCCTGGTGATTACCCTGCCGCTGTGGTGGCTGATCGCACAAGCCAACGCCAACGTCGCCGGACTGTTCGGCGGCTGCATGGTCCTCGGTTATCTGACTTACGAAATATTCCATGCCTGCGAACACTTGCCGCCGCGCAACCCGCTGACCCGTCTGCCGTGGATCCGCCAGATGCGCCGTCTGCACGAATTGCATCACCGCCGCGAGCGCATGCAGGAGCGCAACTTCAACATCGTCCTGCCGCTGATGGACTACCTGTTCGGCACCCTGTACTGGGAGCCGGAAACCGCCCCTTTGAGCTATTCGAGAATGCCCATGACCCGCCTGCAGCACACGATCGATATCGCTGGCGACCCCATCGCCGTGCTGGCCTACGCCGCCAGCGTCGGTCGCTGGCCGGAGTGGCACCCCTCGTCGCTGAAAATCGACGGTCCCCACGGCCCGCTGCATGCCGGCGCGCACTTTGAAGAGGACATTCATGCCGGCGGTCGTGAAGGCCATTTGAGCTGGGAAGTCACCGAGTATTTGCCCGGTCGGCGCTGGTGTGCGCGAGCGCAAGGCGATCATGGCTTGTCGCTGTTGCTGACCTATGAATGCAGCGCTGAAGGCAGCAGTACGCGATTTGTGCGCACACTGGACTATCGCTTCGACGGTCTGGGCATGCGCATCGCCAATCGCTTGTTACTCAAACGGCGCATCGAGCGCGAATCCGCTGCGTCGATGCTGGCGCTGCGCGACATGGCCGCGCAATACCTGTCATCGACGAGGGCCAGCGCGTGA
- a CDS encoding LysR family transcriptional regulator, with protein sequence MDIDLARTFLEIVRHGSLAAAAQKLFVTQTAITARVQKLESQLGSTLFVRNRAGAKLTPNGEAFVVYANQLVQTWEAARRDLPLPEGYHNVLHIGGEVSLCNPLMLSWAAELREKIPGHALRMEIRDGENLLRQLELGVLDAALVYQPEYWPGLQVEQVLEEKLILVRAVDRPDPYVYIDWGPDFRRQHDAALPEKAKAALSFNLGPLALQYILEHGGSGYFRTRVVRTYLESGALEAVTKAPEFGYPTYLVYSRDRDSATLQQAFDLLREVIRTDDDWSQRWNPLS encoded by the coding sequence ATGGACATCGATCTCGCTCGCACCTTTCTGGAAATCGTCCGTCATGGCAGCCTCGCCGCGGCCGCACAGAAGTTGTTCGTCACGCAAACGGCGATCACCGCCCGGGTGCAGAAACTCGAAAGTCAGCTGGGCAGCACGCTGTTCGTGCGCAACCGCGCCGGGGCGAAACTGACGCCCAATGGCGAGGCCTTTGTGGTCTACGCCAATCAACTGGTGCAGACCTGGGAGGCCGCCCGCCGCGACCTGCCGCTGCCCGAGGGTTATCACAACGTGCTGCACATCGGCGGCGAGGTCAGCCTGTGCAACCCGTTGATGCTCAGTTGGGCGGCGGAGCTGCGCGAGAAAATTCCCGGGCATGCCCTGCGCATGGAGATCCGAGACGGCGAAAACCTGCTGCGCCAGCTGGAACTCGGCGTGCTCGACGCCGCACTGGTCTATCAGCCGGAATACTGGCCGGGCTTGCAGGTCGAGCAAGTGCTGGAAGAAAAACTGATTCTGGTGCGCGCGGTCGATCGCCCCGATCCCTACGTCTACATCGACTGGGGCCCGGACTTCCGCCGACAGCATGACGCCGCCCTGCCGGAAAAAGCCAAAGCGGCGCTGAGTTTCAACCTCGGCCCGCTGGCCCTGCAATACATTCTCGAACACGGCGGCAGCGGCTACTTCCGCACCCGCGTGGTGCGCACGTATCTGGAAAGCGGCGCCCTGGAAGCCGTGACCAAAGCTCCGGAATTCGGCTACCCGACTTACCTTGTCTACTCACGCGATCGCGATTCGGCGACGCTGCAGCAAGCCTTCGACCTGCTGCGCGAAGTGATCCGCACCGATGACGACTGGTCACAACGCTGGAACCCCTTGAGCTGA
- a CDS encoding ATP-binding protein gives MNIVGALTQVLPIEDSSQIGHARRTAQQLAEQHGFDERDAGRVALVATELASNVLKHAAHGALHLRVLPRPTGFGIEMLAVDRAQGFDLEACLADGFSTGGTQGIGLGAVSRQTEVFDVYADARGAVLLARLYPRSDREPDIRYGVSQHSLHDDPACGDVWHLAYEGASVSALVIDGLGHGEEAERAGRAGAQAFALTPFAEPVMLMEDLHRDMIGTRGGAVAFMQFDGRRDSLTFAGVGNIGASLISADKSRGLASHPGIVGVQYRKARPFDYAHVNGNLLIMYSDGLQSRWNLQDYPGLVHRHPAVIAGVLHRDFSRGRDDVTVLVVALEAAHG, from the coding sequence ATGAATATCGTGGGGGCATTGACCCAGGTTCTGCCCATCGAAGACAGCAGTCAGATCGGTCATGCCCGGCGCACCGCGCAGCAACTCGCTGAACAGCATGGCTTTGATGAGCGCGATGCCGGGCGCGTCGCTTTGGTTGCCACTGAACTGGCGAGCAATGTGCTCAAGCATGCCGCTCACGGCGCACTGCATCTTCGCGTATTACCCCGGCCCACGGGTTTCGGCATCGAAATGCTCGCGGTGGATCGCGCTCAGGGCTTTGATCTGGAGGCCTGCCTGGCCGATGGATTCTCCACGGGCGGCACCCAGGGGATCGGCCTCGGCGCGGTATCGCGGCAGACCGAGGTGTTCGATGTCTATGCCGACGCGCGTGGCGCGGTATTGCTGGCACGACTTTACCCACGCAGCGACCGCGAGCCGGATATCCGCTATGGCGTCAGTCAGCATTCGTTGCACGACGATCCGGCGTGTGGTGATGTCTGGCACCTGGCGTATGAAGGCGCCAGCGTCAGCGCACTGGTGATCGACGGCCTCGGGCATGGCGAGGAAGCCGAACGCGCCGGTCGCGCGGGGGCGCAGGCCTTTGCCCTGACGCCGTTCGCCGAACCGGTGATGTTGATGGAAGACCTGCATCGGGACATGATCGGCACTCGCGGTGGCGCCGTTGCGTTCATGCAGTTCGACGGCAGGCGCGACAGCCTGACCTTTGCCGGCGTCGGCAACATCGGCGCCAGCCTGATCAGCGCCGACAAATCCCGCGGACTGGCCTCGCACCCGGGCATTGTCGGCGTGCAATACCGGAAAGCCCGCCCCTTTGACTATGCTCACGTGAACGGAAATCTATTGATCATGTACAGCGACGGCTTGCAGTCCCGTTGGAATCTTCAAGACTACCCCGGTCTGGTGCACCGCCACCCTGCCGTGATAGCCGGCGTCCTGCACCGCGACTTCAGTCGCGGGCGCGACGATGTAACGGTGCTGGTCGTTGCCCTGGAGGCCGCCCATGGCTGA
- a CDS encoding hydrogenase maturation protein, whose translation MRPLNIILLSSAFNGLTQRAWLELREAGHSPSVVLFTNEQAVCEQIEHSGADLVICPFLKDRVPEALWSNAQRPVVIIHPGIVGDRGASALDWAITNELPSWGVTALQAVEEMDAGPVWATCEFNLPAGLRKSELYNGRVSDAAIRCIREVVEKFIEGFEPVALDYADAKVRGRLQPNMKQVDRSFSWHDCARFIKRCIDAADGQPGVLASLAGGQYYVYDAHLDARSGMPGEILAVHDDAVLVAAGDQSVWIGSLRRKPLPGEETFKQPARHLLAGQLDDVPVLDWSIATQPFSDEAYQPLRYRESGNVGELTFEFYNGAMSTEQCQRMVAALRWAKSRDTQVLLIKGGRGSFSNGVHLNVIQAAQDPGAEAWANIQAIDDVCEELLTARQLVVSGVTGNAGAGGVMLALAADIVFARADVVLNPHYKSMGLYGSEYWTYSLPRAVGPAMAEQLTQACLPVSAVQAWQLGMVQEIGPRCPDEFALWLLQRANGVLSDSTYAAVRERKARTDQVLIRQCRDTELQEMQEDMLYDRNQFAEKCRHFVYKRRVCGTPARLIEEWARGRLTELAS comes from the coding sequence ATGCGACCACTCAACATCATTCTGCTGTCGTCGGCCTTTAACGGCCTGACCCAACGCGCCTGGCTGGAACTGCGCGAGGCCGGACACTCGCCCAGCGTTGTGCTGTTTACCAATGAACAGGCGGTGTGCGAGCAGATCGAACACAGCGGCGCCGATCTGGTGATCTGCCCGTTCCTCAAGGACCGCGTCCCCGAGGCGCTGTGGAGCAATGCCCAGCGTCCGGTGGTGATCATTCATCCCGGCATCGTCGGCGATCGCGGCGCCAGTGCCCTCGACTGGGCGATTACCAATGAGCTACCGAGCTGGGGCGTCACAGCGCTGCAAGCCGTCGAGGAAATGGACGCCGGCCCGGTGTGGGCCACCTGCGAATTCAACCTGCCAGCGGGCCTGCGTAAATCCGAGCTGTACAACGGCCGGGTCAGTGACGCGGCGATTCGTTGCATACGCGAAGTGGTGGAGAAATTCATCGAAGGGTTTGAGCCGGTTGCCCTGGACTATGCCGATGCGAAAGTGCGCGGGCGCTTGCAACCGAACATGAAACAGGTCGACCGCAGCTTCAGCTGGCACGACTGCGCACGCTTCATCAAACGCTGCATCGATGCCGCCGACGGCCAGCCCGGCGTGCTGGCGAGCCTGGCCGGCGGTCAGTATTACGTGTACGACGCGCACCTCGATGCGCGCAGCGGCATGCCCGGCGAGATTCTTGCGGTGCATGACGATGCGGTGCTGGTCGCGGCGGGTGATCAAAGTGTGTGGATTGGTTCGCTGCGCCGTAAACCGCTACCTGGCGAGGAAACCTTCAAACAACCGGCGCGGCACCTGTTGGCCGGGCAACTGGACGATGTGCCGGTGCTGGACTGGTCGATTGCCACGCAGCCGTTCAGTGACGAAGCGTATCAACCGCTTCGTTATCGCGAATCCGGCAACGTCGGCGAACTGACCTTCGAGTTCTACAACGGCGCCATGAGCACCGAGCAATGCCAGCGCATGGTCGCCGCGCTGCGCTGGGCCAAGTCCCGTGATACCCAGGTGTTGCTGATCAAGGGCGGGCGCGGCAGTTTTTCCAACGGCGTGCATCTGAACGTGATTCAAGCCGCGCAAGATCCCGGTGCCGAAGCCTGGGCGAATATTCAGGCAATCGATGACGTCTGCGAAGAACTGCTGACGGCCCGGCAACTGGTGGTCAGCGGCGTCACCGGCAACGCGGGCGCCGGTGGCGTGATGCTCGCACTGGCGGCGGACATTGTGTTTGCCCGCGCCGATGTCGTGCTCAATCCGCATTACAAGAGCATGGGTTTGTACGGCTCCGAATACTGGACTTACAGCCTGCCCCGCGCCGTCGGCCCGGCAATGGCGGAGCAATTGACCCAGGCTTGCCTGCCGGTAAGCGCGGTGCAGGCGTGGCAACTGGGTATGGTTCAGGAAATCGGCCCGCGCTGCCCGGATGAGTTTGCCCTGTGGTTGCTGCAACGGGCCAACGGCGTGTTGAGCGATTCGACCTATGCGGCGGTACGCGAGCGCAAGGCGCGGACTGATCAGGTGTTGATCCGCCAATGCCGTGACACCGAGCTGCAAGAGATGCAGGAAGACATGCTTTACGACCGTAATCAATTTGCCGAGAAGTGCCGACACTTTGTCTACAAGCGCAGGGTGTGTGGCACGCCGGCGCGGTTGATCGAGGAGTGGGCGCGGGGGCGTTTGACCGAGTTGGCCAGTTGA
- a CDS encoding DUF465 domain-containing protein — MPVTHDLLQDLKLTKEEIQQKRTADPHLDALINKYSQADADVVKAETATSDAPSDDTLKKLKEKRLQVKDRIVEQLQARS; from the coding sequence ATGCCGGTGACCCATGATCTGTTACAGGACTTGAAGCTTACGAAGGAAGAGATCCAGCAAAAACGCACCGCGGATCCACATCTGGACGCACTGATCAACAAGTATTCCCAGGCGGACGCCGACGTAGTCAAGGCCGAGACTGCCACCTCGGATGCTCCCAGCGACGACACACTGAAAAAACTCAAAGAAAAGCGCCTGCAAGTCAAAGACAGGATCGTCGAGCAGTTACAAGCGCGATCCTGA
- a CDS encoding STAS domain-containing protein codes for MAALQNSTLDAMKNKQAQLLSEWINGLQTSGATRNLKDHDLQQQTGEFLQLVVNGLESDNGTNINAPGWEATRQFLDKLSHSRALLGQDSQQTASFIFALKGPLFNLLQSHYNDQPALLAEQLWEVSELLDAFGMHTIRTFQKSREAVIKRQQEELLELSTPVVKLWDGVLALPMIGTLDSQRTQVVMESLLQRIVDTGSEIAIIDITGVPTVDTLVAQHLLKTVTAIRLMGADCIISGVRPQIAQTIVHLGLDLQGVVTKANLADALKLALTRLGVSLVKTV; via the coding sequence ATGGCAGCACTGCAGAACAGCACACTCGATGCGATGAAAAACAAACAAGCGCAACTGCTGAGTGAGTGGATCAACGGACTTCAAACCAGCGGCGCCACGCGCAATCTGAAAGACCACGACCTTCAGCAGCAAACCGGCGAATTTCTGCAGCTGGTGGTCAACGGCCTGGAAAGCGACAACGGCACCAACATCAATGCACCTGGCTGGGAAGCGACGCGTCAGTTTCTCGACAAGCTGTCCCACAGCCGCGCCCTGCTCGGCCAGGATTCGCAACAGACCGCCAGTTTCATCTTCGCCCTCAAAGGGCCGTTGTTTAACCTGCTGCAGAGCCATTACAACGACCAGCCTGCGCTGCTCGCCGAGCAACTTTGGGAAGTCTCCGAACTGCTCGACGCGTTCGGCATGCACACCATCCGCACCTTCCAGAAATCCCGCGAGGCGGTGATCAAGCGTCAACAGGAAGAACTGCTCGAACTCTCCACTCCGGTGGTCAAGCTGTGGGACGGCGTGCTCGCCCTGCCAATGATCGGCACCCTCGACTCCCAGCGCACGCAAGTGGTGATGGAGTCGCTGCTGCAACGCATCGTCGACACGGGTTCGGAAATCGCCATCATCGACATCACCGGCGTGCCGACCGTCGATACCCTGGTCGCCCAGCACCTGTTGAAAACCGTGACCGCGATCCGCCTGATGGGCGCCGACTGCATCATCAGCGGTGTGCGTCCGCAGATTGCCCAGACCATCGTCCACCTCGGCCTCGACCTGCAAGGCGTGGTGACCAAGGCCAATCTGGCCGATGCGCTGAAACTGGCCTTGACCCGTCTGGGTGTCAGCCTCGTCAAGACGGTATAA
- a CDS encoding sigma-70 family RNA polymerase sigma factor, whose protein sequence is MGGYNPHYQIIGQMFQKDYRWLCAAVGRTLGCPHSAQDIASETFLRVLALPDPAAIREPRALLTTIARRLVYEGWRRQDLERAYLESLALAPEPVHPSPEERALVIEALLAVDRLLNGLSAKAKAAFLCHQLDGLTYSEIGEQLGVSTSRVQQYMVEAFKRCYQAMQA, encoded by the coding sequence ATGGGTGGGTACAACCCGCATTACCAGATCATCGGGCAGATGTTTCAAAAGGACTATCGCTGGCTCTGCGCTGCCGTTGGCCGCACGCTGGGTTGCCCGCACAGTGCGCAGGACATTGCCTCGGAAACCTTTTTGCGGGTATTGGCACTGCCGGACCCGGCGGCCATTCGCGAACCACGGGCACTGCTGACCACCATCGCCCGGCGGCTGGTGTACGAAGGCTGGCGCCGTCAGGACCTTGAACGCGCCTATCTGGAAAGCCTGGCGCTGGCGCCGGAGCCGGTGCATCCATCCCCGGAAGAACGCGCGCTGGTGATCGAAGCGCTGCTGGCAGTGGATCGCCTGCTCAATGGCCTGTCGGCCAAGGCCAAAGCGGCGTTTCTCTGCCACCAGCTCGACGGTTTGACCTACAGCGAGATCGGCGAGCAGCTCGGCGTGTCCACCAGCCGCGTGCAGCAATATATGGTCGAGGCGTTCAAGCGCTGCTATCAGGCGATGCAGGCATGA
- a CDS encoding STAS domain-containing protein encodes MERIPILQMGKFLLVTIQVDMHDQLALTLQDDLSERISNTSARGVLIDISALDMVDSFIGRMISTISGLSKIMDAETMLVGMQPAVAITLVELGLTLPGVSTALNVERGMKLLQERVDRQ; translated from the coding sequence ATGGAACGTATCCCGATTCTCCAGATGGGCAAGTTCCTGCTGGTGACCATCCAGGTCGACATGCATGACCAGCTCGCCCTCACCTTGCAGGACGACTTGTCCGAGCGCATCAGCAACACCTCGGCACGGGGCGTGCTGATCGATATCTCGGCGCTGGACATGGTCGACTCGTTCATTGGCCGGATGATCAGCACGATCTCCGGCCTGTCGAAAATCATGGACGCCGAAACCATGCTGGTCGGCATGCAGCCGGCGGTGGCGATCACCCTGGTCGAACTCGGCCTGACCCTGCCCGGTGTCAGCACGGCATTGAACGTCGAGCGCGGGATGAAGCTGCTGCAGGAACGAGTAGACCGGCAATGA
- a CDS encoding SMP-30/gluconolactonase/LRE family protein, whose protein sequence is MKLRHLLLLLILIVIAFLLLMPTKVEPVAWKPPPAPSLTEGTFAENQKLIGAAQVGPSDIEGPEALLLESDFLITGLHDGRLIRTSLDGQQRKVLADTGGRPLGLARHPNGMLVIADGVKGLLSLDAQGQLIPLTTAANGLTFGFTDDVAIDKSGHYAYFSDASSRWGYGHDGEAIIEHGGDGRLLRYDFQSGKTSVLLDKLEFANGVTLGPDDAYVLVNETGAYRISRYWLTGPKAGTHDLFIDNLPGLPDNLAFNGSNRFWVALYAPRNALLDGTAGHPFVRKMIVRALTVLPKPVEKRGFVLGLDLEGKVIANLQDASSGNYSPITTVREYGPWLYFGSLKATNMARMPLDAALK, encoded by the coding sequence GTGAAGCTGCGACATCTGCTGCTGTTGCTGATCCTCATCGTCATCGCGTTCTTGTTGTTGATGCCCACCAAAGTCGAACCCGTCGCCTGGAAACCGCCGCCGGCGCCCTCGCTGACAGAGGGCACCTTCGCCGAGAACCAGAAACTCATAGGCGCAGCGCAGGTCGGGCCGAGCGACATCGAAGGGCCGGAAGCCTTGCTACTGGAGAGTGACTTCTTGATCACCGGGCTGCACGACGGTCGCCTGATTCGCACCAGCCTCGACGGCCAGCAGCGCAAAGTGCTGGCCGACACCGGTGGCCGACCGCTCGGATTGGCCCGGCATCCGAACGGCATGCTGGTCATCGCCGATGGGGTCAAGGGCTTGCTGTCCCTTGATGCGCAGGGGCAGTTGATCCCACTGACCACGGCGGCCAACGGCCTGACATTTGGTTTCACCGACGACGTGGCCATCGACAAGTCCGGGCATTACGCCTACTTCAGCGATGCTTCCAGCCGTTGGGGCTATGGCCACGACGGCGAGGCGATCATCGAGCACGGCGGCGACGGACGTCTGCTGCGCTATGACTTTCAGAGCGGTAAAACCAGTGTGCTGCTGGACAAACTGGAGTTCGCCAACGGCGTGACCCTCGGCCCGGACGACGCTTATGTGCTGGTCAACGAAACCGGCGCCTACCGCATCAGCCGTTATTGGCTGACCGGGCCGAAAGCCGGCACTCACGACCTGTTCATCGACAACCTGCCGGGGCTGCCGGACAACCTGGCGTTCAATGGCAGCAATCGGTTTTGGGTGGCGTTGTATGCGCCGCGCAATGCCTTGCTCGATGGCACGGCCGGGCATCCATTCGTGCGCAAGATGATCGTGCGGGCATTGACGGTTTTGCCTAAGCCAGTGGAGAAACGCGGGTTTGTCTTGGGGCTGGATCTTGAGGGCAAGGTGATCGCCAATCTGCAGGACGCGAGCAGTGGCAATTATTCGCCGATCACTACGGTGCGCGAGTATGGGCCGTGGTTGTATTTCGGCTCGTTGAAAGCCACAAATATGGCGCGGATGCCGTTGGATGCGGCCCTGAAGTGA
- a CDS encoding FecR family protein codes for MRPDEAVIDEAAQWLALLQSGEAGMAERAAFEAWRLADPRHQQVIEQMGGGLSLLRNPNLRSVPRSSLLHSLNAPSSRRRFISGSLSVLGIALLAGLLGRRYGWLPEAGELATGTSERRDFTLADGSTLTLNARSRVVPLFDVQQRLLALRSGELLVDVAKEPARPFVVETEHGRMRALGTKFLVQYSEEATRLVMLHSQVEVLTASGARQVVAAGESLLFNGAGLLSLERSNGHESAWVQGRLEVRDRPLREVIESLRRYRRGILHLSPQVADLRLSGLYPLDDSDRTLQLLERSLPIRVTWHNPYWVSIDPRPAATSTL; via the coding sequence ATGAGGCCGGACGAGGCGGTGATCGACGAGGCAGCGCAATGGCTGGCGTTGTTGCAGTCGGGCGAGGCGGGCATGGCTGAGCGGGCAGCGTTTGAGGCCTGGCGGCTTGCCGATCCACGCCATCAACAGGTCATCGAGCAGATGGGCGGCGGCCTGAGCCTGCTGCGCAACCCGAACCTGCGCAGTGTGCCGCGCAGCAGTTTGCTGCACAGCCTCAATGCGCCGTCGAGCCGTCGACGCTTTATCAGCGGCAGTTTGAGTGTGCTCGGCATTGCGCTGCTGGCCGGGTTGCTCGGACGGCGCTACGGCTGGTTGCCGGAGGCGGGGGAGTTGGCGACCGGGACCAGTGAACGGCGTGACTTCACGCTCGCGGACGGCAGTACGCTGACCCTCAATGCGCGCAGTCGTGTGGTGCCTCTGTTCGATGTTCAGCAACGCTTGCTCGCGTTGCGCAGTGGCGAGTTGCTGGTCGACGTGGCGAAAGAGCCGGCGCGGCCCTTTGTGGTCGAGACGGAGCACGGTCGCATGCGTGCCCTGGGCACGAAGTTTCTCGTGCAATACAGCGAGGAGGCGACGCGATTGGTGATGCTCCACTCGCAGGTCGAAGTGCTCACCGCAAGTGGCGCGCGGCAAGTGGTGGCGGCCGGTGAGAGTCTGCTGTTTAACGGCGCCGGGCTGTTGTCGCTGGAGCGCAGCAACGGCCACGAAAGTGCCTGGGTGCAAGGTCGCCTGGAAGTGCGCGACCGGCCTTTGCGCGAGGTCATCGAGAGCCTGCGCCGCTACCGTCGCGGCATCCTCCACCTGAGTCCGCAAGTCGCGGATCTGCGCCTCAGCGGCCTCTATCCGCTCGACGACAGCGATCGCACGTTGCAACTGCTGGAACGCTCGCTGCCGATCCGCGTGACCTGGCACAACCCGTACTGGGTCAGCATTGACCCCCGCCCAGCCGCTACCTCAACTCTGTAG
- a CDS encoding anti-sigma regulatory factor: MTVRSSGTQPIHIEQDVVLARQTARKLATECGMRLIDLTKMVTAVSELARNTMVYGGGGDMDWQILDEDHKVGLRLTFRDEGPGIADIKLAMTDGWTSGTGMGLGLTGAKRLVEEFELDTEPGKGTRITITRWT, translated from the coding sequence ATGACCGTACGCAGCAGCGGTACTCAACCCATCCACATCGAACAGGATGTCGTGCTCGCGCGCCAGACAGCACGCAAACTGGCCACCGAATGCGGCATGCGTCTGATCGACCTGACGAAAATGGTCACGGCGGTCAGCGAACTGGCCCGCAACACCATGGTTTACGGGGGCGGCGGCGACATGGACTGGCAAATTCTCGATGAGGATCACAAGGTCGGTCTGCGTCTGACGTTTCGCGATGAAGGTCCGGGTATTGCCGATATCAAACTGGCGATGACCGACGGCTGGACGTCCGGTACCGGCATGGGGCTGGGCCTGACCGGCGCGAAACGGCTGGTCGAAGAGTTCGAACTCGACACCGAGCCCGGCAAAGGCACACGCATAACGATCACCCGATGGACATGA